One segment of Deltaproteobacteria bacterium HGW-Deltaproteobacteria-4 DNA contains the following:
- a CDS encoding phosphohydrolase — translation MKNLANFLFEVGMLKRTPRTGFQFLGSGAESVAEHSFRTAVIGYTLAQLDGTVNPARVMQLCLFHDIPEARTGDLNYVNKKYVQADEGRAVRDLAATLPFGDDYQGTIAEFTAGETPESCLAHDADQLEMILALKEYRDLGNRNAEEWYPYSLKRLKTVVARELAETIWVTDSSRWWFEGEGEAWWVKGKR, via the coding sequence ATGAAAAACCTAGCCAACTTCCTCTTTGAAGTCGGGATGCTCAAACGCACGCCGCGCACCGGCTTTCAGTTTCTCGGCTCTGGAGCCGAGTCGGTCGCCGAGCACTCCTTCCGTACCGCCGTCATCGGCTACACGCTGGCGCAGCTTGACGGTACAGTGAATCCGGCGCGGGTCATGCAATTGTGCCTCTTTCACGATATCCCCGAGGCGCGTACCGGCGATCTAAACTATGTCAACAAGAAGTATGTGCAGGCCGATGAAGGGCGGGCCGTGCGCGATCTTGCCGCGACTCTCCCTTTTGGCGACGATTATCAGGGTACGATCGCGGAATTTACCGCCGGGGAGACGCCAGAGTCTTGTCTCGCTCACGATGCCGATCAGCTGGAGATGATCCTCGCTCTCAAAGAGTACCGGGATCTCGGCAATCGCAATGCCGAAGAGTGGTACCCCTACTCTCTGAAACGATTGAAGACCGTGGTGGCCCGTGAGTTGGCCGAGACCATCTGGGTCACCGATTCGAGCCGCTGGTGGTTCGAGGGGGAGGGAGAGGCCTGGTGGGTGAAGGGGAAGCGCTAA